Proteins from one Thermococcus sp. M36 genomic window:
- a CDS encoding DUF63 family protein has translation MLESLVDFLYRYFWEPMFTRSGYNPVNTFVYALLLGFGVIYSYKYIIKPLRIKVDERLFLAVTPMVVFGSTVRALVDGGVLPKNPLILTPGIFFTAFLLILPALAADAKMGTYPKITLAWGALLALWANYLLVTNAKSWEPYGLTLIHTAVSFAAVFAFYRWKPFDRLYLYPVLAHYFDIASTVVAIHFYGYREVHWLENILVNYLGAYSYYPWITLILVVVYYGLRYLVPDEEERRFWYLAIYILGLGPAIRDPAQLVLQIGG, from the coding sequence ATGCTGGAATCCCTAGTGGACTTTCTCTACCGCTACTTCTGGGAGCCGATGTTCACGAGGAGCGGATACAACCCGGTCAACACGTTCGTCTATGCCCTCCTGCTGGGGTTTGGAGTGATATACTCATATAAGTATATAATTAAGCCCCTCAGGATAAAGGTCGATGAGAGGCTCTTCCTGGCCGTCACGCCCATGGTAGTGTTCGGCTCGACGGTGAGGGCGCTCGTTGACGGGGGAGTTCTTCCGAAGAACCCCCTCATACTGACTCCTGGTATATTCTTCACGGCATTCCTCCTGATACTCCCCGCCCTCGCGGCGGACGCAAAAATGGGCACATACCCGAAAATAACGCTTGCCTGGGGAGCACTGCTGGCGCTCTGGGCCAACTACCTCCTGGTGACCAACGCCAAGAGCTGGGAGCCCTACGGGCTGACTCTCATCCACACCGCAGTCAGCTTTGCCGCAGTCTTTGCGTTCTACCGGTGGAAGCCCTTTGACAGGCTCTACCTCTACCCGGTTCTCGCCCACTACTTCGATATAGCCTCGACCGTCGTAGCCATCCACTTTTACGGCTACCGCGAGGTGCACTGGCTGGAAAACATCCTGGTGAACTACCTGGGGGCGTACTCATACTACCCGTGGATAACACTGATACTTGTGGTGGTTTACTACGGGCTCAGGTACCTTGTGCCCGACGAAGAGGAGAGGCGCTTCTGGTACCTCGCAATATACATCCTCGGCTTAGGCCCGGCCATAAGGGACCCGGCCCAGCTGGTGCTCCAGATAGGAGGCTGA